Within the Abditibacteriaceae bacterium genome, the region ATGAACCCCGCATGGCTGAAGAAGTTGCCGCGTCCCGGCGCGTGGATGGAAACGTTCAAGCAGGTTATGGCTTTCCCTATCTTTGCGACGGTGTTGTGGCTGGCCTGGGTTTTTGGCTTGCAAACCGGCGTCGATGGCGTCGCGTTGTTGCTGGGAGCAATGCTCCTTTTCGGTGCGGCTGTGTGGCTTTGGTCGCGCTGGAGTACGGTCGAAATCGACCGTACTCGCCGCGCGCTGGTTAGCTCTGGCTCGTTACTTTTGTTAAGCCTCGCGCTTTTCTCGGCATGGAAAGGCGCGGCAACTCCCCTGCCCGCGACAGAAAGTTCCTCCTCGGCTTCCGGCAAAACTGTGTGGCAACCGTTCTCGATGGCGAAAGTCGGGGAACTCACTGCCGCTGGCACGCCGGTATTTGTCGATTTCACTGCCGCATGGTGCATTACCTGTCAGGTGAATAAGCGCGTGACTCTGGCACAGCCCGAAGTCATGCAAGCATTCGCGCAACACAACGTCACCCTGATGCGTGCCGACTGGACGCGCCGCGATGCAGAAATTACCCGTGCGCTCGAAAGTCACGGACGAAGCGGTGTCCCGACTTACGTGCTGTACGGAGCCAAGGAGGCGATGCCTAAAGTTCTTCCTGAAGTTCTGTCTCAAACGATTATTTTTGATGCCTTGAAGGAGTTGCCGCCGCGTTTGGCCGAGCAACCCGAACAGCGTTAATGCTGTCTCACAATCGACGTCCTGGCTTTTCGCCATGACACAAGGAGATTTAGACCGATGCTGCAAACCTTAACCCGAACCAACAAACGAGTTCTGCTTGGACTGTTAGCCGTCGCAGGTGCCGGAGTCGCCGGTGTTGGCGCTCTGAATATCGCGCCACAGGCCGCACACGCTGCTCCCGCCGGCGCCAAAGCTCCGGCGTTTACTCTCAAAGACACGGCAGGCCGTACGCGTTCCTTGTCACAGTTTCGGGGGCGCTATGTGGTTTTGGAATGGCTTAACCACGATTGTCCTTTTGTTAAGGCTCAATACGAGAGCGGGAATATGCAGAAAGCCCAGCGTGCCGCGCGCGCTCAAGGCGCCGTCTGGCTTTCCATTAATTCATCGGCTGCTGGCAAACAGGGACATTACGGCGGAGCACAGTCGAACACGCTGACACGCAATAAAAAGGCAGCGCCTTCAATCGTATTGCTCGATGCCTCTGGCAAAGTTGGTCGTGCTTACAAAGCCAAAACGACACCGCATATGTTCGTTATCAACCCTCAGGGTAAAGTGATTTATAACGGTGCTATCGATAACCGCCCCACGACTGATAAAAGTGCGGTATCCGGTTCGACCAATTATGTATTGGCAGCGTTGAAGCAGGCCAAGAGTGGCCAGAAAGTTCGGATTGCCTCTACTCAACCTTACGGCTGCTCCGTAAAATACTAAACAAGCGAAAGCTGTTCGGTGAAAGTACGGTCGAATTCGACCGTACTTTTCTTTTTTGGAGATTTATGGGGAATTACGAGAATCATCAGGACATTCGGTTGGGCACGTTGGCGCCTATGAGTAAAGGCGCGTCTTACCTCAAGCAAATTCTGCCGCACGGGTTTGAAAGTTTTCAGCTCACCTGCTGGCAATACATCGGTGATGTCGATGTGGAACAAACGGCCAAGGAAGTCCTCGACTGCATCGCGGGCAAAGCGACGATTTCTGCGGTCGGCGTTTTTGGCAACCCGCTGCAAGACGAGCAAACGCGCAAAGACTGGGAAATTCTCATCGATAAAGCGCACCTCTTCGGCTGCGACATCGTCGCGGGCTTTGCGGGCGCGCTCGAAGATCGGCCCATTGATGAATCGATGCCGCGCTACAAAGAAGTGTGGAGCGAACTCGCCAAGCGCGCCGAAGACAAGGGTATTCGTATCGCGTGGGAAAACTGCGAGATGGGCGGCAATTGGGGTCGTCCGCAATACAACATGGCTCATTCGCCGCGTGCGTGGGAAATGATGTTCGATGCGGTTCCGTCACCGGCTCTTGGTCTCGAATGGGAGCCGTGTCACCAGATGTACTCGCTCATCGACCCGCTGCCGCAGCTGCGTCAGTGGTTGCCGAAGATTTTCCATCTTCACGGCAAAGATGCGACAATCGCGTGGGACGTGCTGCGCTCCAAAGGCTTGCGCGGCGGCGAAAGCTACGTGTGGCATCGCACGCCCGGCTTTGGCGACACCGATTGGAAAGACGTCATTTCCATCCTGCGTCAGGCAAACTGGCAAGGCGCTATCGACATCGAAGGCTGGCACGATCCGGTCTACAAAGGCGAA harbors:
- a CDS encoding sugar phosphate isomerase/epimerase family protein — encoded protein: MGNYENHQDIRLGTLAPMSKGASYLKQILPHGFESFQLTCWQYIGDVDVEQTAKEVLDCIAGKATISAVGVFGNPLQDEQTRKDWEILIDKAHLFGCDIVAGFAGALEDRPIDESMPRYKEVWSELAKRAEDKGIRIAWENCEMGGNWGRPQYNMAHSPRAWEMMFDAVPSPALGLEWEPCHQMYSLIDPLPQLRQWLPKIFHLHGKDATIAWDVLRSKGLRGGESYVWHRTPGFGDTDWKDVISILRQANWQGAIDIEGWHDPVYKGELEMTGQVFGLNYLKQCRGGTFIPNPV
- a CDS encoding redoxin domain-containing protein encodes the protein MLQTLTRTNKRVLLGLLAVAGAGVAGVGALNIAPQAAHAAPAGAKAPAFTLKDTAGRTRSLSQFRGRYVVLEWLNHDCPFVKAQYESGNMQKAQRAARAQGAVWLSINSSAAGKQGHYGGAQSNTLTRNKKAAPSIVLLDASGKVGRAYKAKTTPHMFVINPQGKVIYNGAIDNRPTTDKSAVSGSTNYVLAALKQAKSGQKVRIASTQPYGCSVKY